The Streptomyces asoensis DNA window GCCGGTGATCATCACGCCCGCCACGGCGGGGCCGACCAGGCGGGCCGACTGGAAGTTCGCGGAGTTGAGGCTGACCGCGTTCTGGAGCTGGTCGGGTCCGACCATCTCGGAGACGAAGGTCTGGCGGGCCGGGTTGTCGAGCACGGTGGCGAGGCCCACGGCGAAGGCGGCCACATAGACGTGCCAGACCTGGACGTGTCCGGAGAGGCTGAGGGCGGCGAGCGCGATGCCGGTGAGGGCCATCGCGGACTGGGTGAAGAGCAGGGTGCGCCGCTTGGGGAGCCGGTCGACGAGGACGCCGCCGTAGAGGCCGAAGAGCAGCATCGGCAGGAACTGGAGCGCGGTCGTCACGCCGACGGCGGTGGCGGAGCCGGTGAGGCTCAGGACCAGCCAGTCCTGGGCGATGCGCTGCATCCAGGTGCCGATGTTCGAGACGACCTGGCCCATGAAGAACAGGCGGTAGTTCCTGACCTTCAGGGAGCTGAACATGGACGATCCGGCGGGCTTGCCGACGCCCGGGGCGGGCTTGCCGGCAAGGGTGTCGTGGGTGGTCGGTGCGGGGGCGGAGTCTGCTCCGGGTCCCGAACTCAAAAGGTTCGCCTCCTCATGGCTGTCCACGGGCGCCGGTCGGGGGCGTCCGTCACAGGCGACGGCTGTCTACAGGTGTGCGAGTTTCTCCAGCACGGGGGCGGCGGCGCGCAGTGCGGCCCACTCGTCCTCGTCGAGGCCGTCGACCAGGGTGGCCAGGAAGGCGTTGCGCTTGGCGCGGCTCTCCTCGAGCATGGCCTCGGCCTGCTCGGTCTTGGTGACGACCTTCTGGCGCCGGTCCTCGGGGTGCGGCTCCAGCCGGACCAGACCCTTGGCCTCCAGCAGCGCCACGATGCGGGTCATCGAGGGCGGCTGCACGTGCTCCTTGCGGGCGAGTTCGCCCGGGGTGGCACTGCCGCACAGGGAGAGGGTGCCGAGCACCGACATCTCGGTGGGGCTCAGCGACTCGTCGACCCGCTGGTGCTTGAGCCGACGGGACAGCCGCATGACGGCTGAACGCAGGGAGTTCACGGCGGCAGCGTCGTCGCCATGGGTGAGGTCAGGCATCTCTTTAGCGTAACTCATTACTCTCGCTAAACAAGCTGGGGGTCCCCTGGATTCCCCGTGACCCCGGACACGGAAACCCCACCGTCACTCGAACGAGTGAGTAGGCGGCGAAAGGGGCCGGACTGCGGTACGGCGCCCGCGACCCTCGTCCCATGGGGACCAGTGTGCTCAGCCTGCGGATAGACGGAGAGCTGCTCGAGCGGCTCCGCCACCATGCGGCGAAAAGGGGAATGAGCGTCCAGGACTATGTCGTCCAGACGCTCATTCGTGATGACTTCGACGAGCGGTTCCAGACCGCCGTCGAGGAGACGGAGAAGTTCTACGGGCGCACCTGAGCCCCCGCGCGTGCGGGGGCTCGGGCGGCCCCGGGGGCCGGCGTCAGGTGAGGCCGAGGGCCGGCATCAGGTAGTAGAAGGCGAAGACGGCGGAGACGACGTACATCGGGACCGGGACCTCCCGGCCGCGTCCGACCGCGAGGCGCAGCAGCACGAACGTGATGAAGCCCATGCCGATGCCGTTGGTGATCGAGTAGGTGAACGGCATCATCACCATGGTGATGAACGCCGGGATGGCGATGGTGAGGTCGGCCCAGTCGATCTCCTTGACCGAACCGGCCAGGATCAGGAAGCCGACGGCGAGCAGCGCCGGGGTGGCGGCCTGGGACGGGACCATCGTGGCGACGGGCGTCAGGAACAGCGCGAGCGTGAAGAGACCGCCGGTGACGAGGTTCGCGAAGCCGGTGCGGGCGCCCTCGCCGACGCCGGCCGTGGACTCCACGAAGGCGGTGGTGGCGGAGGACGAGCTGGCTCCGCCCGCGGCGACGGCGAGGCCGTCGACGAAGAGGACCTTGTTGATGCCGGGCATCTCGCCCTGGGCGTTGGTCAGCTTGGCCTCGTCGCTGACGCCCATGATCGTGCCCATCGCGTCGAAGAAGCACGACAGCAGGACCGTGAAGACGAAGAGGATGCCGGTCAGGACGCCGACCTTGCCGAAGCCGCCGAACAGGCTGACCTCGCCGATGAGCCCGAAGTCGGGCGTGGCGACGGGGTTGCCCGGCCACTCGGGGGTGGTGAGGCCCCAGGAGGGGACCGTCGCGACGGCGTTGATGATCAGCGCGAGGACGGTCATCGCGACGATCGAGATGAGGATCGCGCCGGGCACCTTGCGGGTGATCAGGGCCAGCGTGAGCAGGGCGCCCAGGATGAAGACGAGGACCGGCCAGCCGTTCAGGTGACCGTCGGCGCCGAGCTGGAGCGGGACGGTGGTGTGGGCGGCGTCCGGGATACGGCTGACGAAGCCGGAGTCGACGAGCCCGATCAGCATGATGAACAGGCCGATACCGATGCTGATCGCCTTGCGCAGGCCGAACGGCACCGCGTTCATGACGCGCTCGCGCAGGCCGGTGGCGACCAGGAGCATGACCACGAATCCGGCCAGCACCACCATGCCCATGGCGTCCGGCCAGGACATCCGGGGCGCGAGCTGGAGGGCGACGACCGAGTTCACGCCGAGGCCGGCGGCGAGCGCGATGGGCACGTTGCCGATCACGCCCATGAGGAGCGTGGTGAAGGCGGCCGTCACACAGGTGGCGGTGACCAGCTGGCCGTTGTCCAGCTGATGCCCGTACATGTCCTTGGCGCTGCCGAGGATGATCGGGTTCAGCACGATGATGTACGCCATCGCGAAGAAGGTGGCGAAACCGCCCCGGATCTCGCGGGGCAGGGTGCTGCCGCGTTCGGAGATCCGGAAGTAGCGGTCGAGGGCGCCGTAGAGAGGCGTGGCTCCCGGCTGTTCAGGGGCGGGGACCTTGGCGGGGGCCGACGAGGGCATCTTTTTGGCGTTTCCTACGAAGAGAAGTGGTCAGGGGTAAACCGTTTCAGTATGAACATATAACGTTCGGATCGGCCATCTCCGCGCGTAGACCGAATCTCCTCGTAAGCTGAGCCCATGGAGAAGTGGATCCCCGAGCACGAGGCGCCGGAGCCCCTGGAGGGCCCCGTGGTCGCCACCATCACCGGCGGCACGATCCTCTGGTTCGTCCTCTTCCTGGTCCAGCTCCCCTTCTACGGCTGGTTCGACGACCACGGCCGTACCTGGTGGGTGTGGACCTGCCTCGCGGGCGCCGGACTCGGCCTCATCGGCATCTGGTACGTCCGCAAGCGGGACGCGGCGATCAAGCGCGAGGCCGCGAACGCGGCGAGCGGACCGGGCGGGCCCGCGGACCCGGTCGCCGGGTAGACCCCGCGGGCGGCCCGTTCCGGGGCGGTACGCCTCAGGCACTACACGCGGCGCCGCCCCCGTCCTCCCGAGGTCGGATCTTCGGCGTCCCCGGGGGGTGAAGCCCCGCGACCGCACGTACCGTCGATGCCATGGCCCACACCGACGCTCCCGCCTCCGCGCCGACGGCGACCGGCCTCACGGCCGCCGAGGTGGCCGAACGCGTGGCCCGCGGCCAGGTCAACGACGTGCCCGTCCGCAGCAGCCGCTCCATCGGCGAGATCGTCCGGGCGAACGTCTTCACCCGGTTCAACGCGATCATCGGCGTCCTGTGGCTGGTCATGCTCGCCGTCGCGCCCATCCAGGACGGCCTGTTCGGCTTCGTGATCCTCGCCAACACCGGCATCGGCATCATCCAGGAGTGGCGGGCGAAGAAGACCCTCGACTCCCTCGCGGTGGTCGGCGAGTCCCGGCCCACCGTCCGCCGCGACGGCACGGCCGTCCAGGTCGCCACCTCCGCACTCGTCCTCGACGACCTCATCGAGATCGGCCCCGGGGACAAGGTCGCGGTGGACGGCGTGTGCGTCGAGGCCGACGGGCTGGAGATCGACGAGTCCCTGCTCACCGGCGAGGCCGACGCCGTCGTCAAACGGCCCGGCGACCAGGTCATGTCGGGCAGCTTCGTGGTCGCAGGCGGCGGCGCCTTCCGGGCGACGAAGGTCGGCCGGGAGGCCTACGCCGCCCAGCTCGCCGAGGAGGCCTCCCGCTTCACCCTCGTCCACTCCGAGCTGCGCTCCGGCATCTCCACCATCCTCAAGTACGTGACGTGGATGATGGTCCCCGCCGCGATCGGCCTGGTGATCACCCAGCTGTTCGTGAAGAACAACGACCTCAAGGGGTCCATCGCCCGCACCGTGGGCGGCATCGTCCCGATGGTGCCGGAGGGGCTCGTCCTGCTGACCTCGGTCGCCTTCGCGATCGGCGTCATCCGGCTCGGCCGCCGGCAGTGCCTGGTGCAGGAACTGCCGGCCATCGAGGGCCTCGCCCGCGTCGACACCGTCTGCCTGGACAAGACCGGCACCCTCACCGAGGGCGGCATGGACGTCACCGGGCTGCGCACGCTCGACGGCTACGACGAGCCGTACGTGCGCCGGGTGCTCGGGGCGCTCGGGGAGTCCGACCCGCGGCCGAACGCCTCCCTGCGGGCGATCATCGAGGCCTACCCGGACGCCGAGGACTGGCGCTGCACCGAGTCCCTGCCGTTTTCCTCCGCCCGCAAGTACAGCGGCGCCAGCTTCAGCGAGGGCGACGGGGAGAGCGGCACCTGGCTGCTCGGGGCGCCCGACGTGCTGCTCGCCGACGGCCACCCCGCCCTCGCCGAGACCGAGCGGCTCAACGAGCAGGGTCTGCGCGTCCTGCTGCTCGCCCGGGCCGCCCGTGAGCTCGACGACCCCGAACCCGCGCGCGGCGCACGCCCGGCGGCGCTCGTCGTCCTCGATCAGCGGCTGCGCCCGGACGCCGCCGACACCCTGCGCTACTTCGCCGAGCAGGACGTGCACGCCAAGGTGATCTCCGGCGACAACGCGGTCTCGGTGGGCGCGGTGGCGGCGAAACTCGGGCTGGACGGCCGTGCGGTCGACGCGCGCCGGCTGCCCGCCGAACCGCAGGACATGGGGCGGGCGCTGGACGAGGGCACGGTCTTCGGCCGGGTCACCCCCCAGCAGAAGCGGGACATGGTCGGCGCGCTCCAGGCGCGCGGGCACACCGTCGCGATGACCGGGGACGGCGTCAACGACGTCCTCGCGCTGAAGGACGCGGACATCGGCGTCGCCATGGGGTCGGGCTCGGAGGCCACCCGGGCGGTCGCGCAGATCGTGCTGCTGAACAACAGCTTCGCGACCCTGCCCTCGGTGGTGGCGGAGGGCCGGCGCGTCATCGGCAACATCACCCGCGTGGCGACCCTCTTCCTGGTGAAGACGGTCTACTCGGTGCTGCTGGCCCTGCTCGTGGTCTGCTGGCAGGTCGAGTACCCGTTCCTGCCCCGGCACCTGACGCTGCTGTCCACCCTCACCATCGGCATCCCGGCCTTCTTCCTCGCCCTCGCCCCCAACACGGAACGGGCCAGGCCGCATTTCGTGCGGCGCGTGATGCGGTACTCGGTACCGGGCGGGGTGGTCGCAGGGACCGCGACCTTCGTGATGTACCTGATCGCCCGTCACCACTACACCGGGACGGGCTCCTTGGAGGCGGAGACCAGCGCGGCGACGCTCACGCTGTTCCTGATCTCCATGTGGGTGCTCGCCATCATCGCCCGGCCCTACACCTGGTGGCGGATCCTGCTCGTCGCCTCGATGGGCGGGGCGTTCCTGCTCGTCCTGGTGGTCCCGTGGCTCCAGGACTTCTTCGCGCTGAAGCTGGTGGGGCCGGCGATGCCGTGGACGGCGGTGGGGGTGGCGGCGGTGGCGGCGGTCGCCCTGGAGTTCACCTGGAAGTGGGTCGACCGCCGCTTCCCGGCCTGAGGCCGGTTCCCGTCGCTTACTTGACGTCGACGAAGTCGCCGGCCGCGCTGACCGCCGGGGTCGTCGTGGTACCGGCGAAGCTGTAGCGGTAGTAGCCGTCGGCGGAGGCCGTGACGGTGGTCTTCAGGGCGCCGGTCGAGCTGGTCCTGACCGTCTTGACCGTGGTGTAGGTGGTGCTGCCCTTCTTCTTGAACTGGAGCTTGACCGGCTGGGCCGCGTAGCCGCCGGTCTTGTTGGTGTCCCAGTTGGCGCGGGTCAGCTTGCCCGTGACGGTGAGGGTCTTGCCCTTCTTCACCGGCTCGGGGGTCGCGTCGGCCGTCAGCTGCGCCTGGCGCTGCACCTTGACGGTGCCCAGGTTGCTCTGCCACTTGAGGTCGGCCTCGCCGGTGGCGCTGTGCGGGACGGCGAGCGCTCCCACCTTCCAGGCGCCGGCCTGGCTGTTGGCCAGGTCGTCGAAGTCGCCGGAGGCGGCGGGACGGAACTGGATCTTGGCGGTGCAGTGCAGGACCGTCGTGGAGACGGCCTTGCAGGTGCCCGGCTCGTCACCGGCGATGATCTGGGAGTTCGCACCGAGCGTGGTGCCCCGGTAGAGCATCGGGCCGTTGTCGAAGGAGCTCGTGGCAAGGCCCGCGGGCTTCGTCAGGGTGTACGTGGCGGTGACGGTGACCTTGGCCGAGGGGCCGACCACGATCGCCTTGCCCGCGTTGACCTTCATCTGGGAGAAGGTGACGTTCGGCGCGGCCGAGGGCGCGGCCTGGGCGGCCGGGACGGCGAGGGCGGACAGGGCGAGGGCGCCGAAGGAGGCGACCGCGAGGGCGCGTATGCGCATGTGTGTTTCCCGGTTGGAGAAGGGATCTCGGAGTCTGCTGACTCATGAGGTGAGATTCGCGGCGGGCGGGGCGAGTTGTGCCCGGGGAGGTAAGAACGGGGGAAGAACGGCGAGCGGTCGGCACCGGGGTCCCGGTGCCGACCGCTCTGCCTGCCGCGTCCGGTTCCGGCGCTCGGGCCGGGTGCTGCGGGCGCTGTGCCGCTACGCCTACTTCACGTCGACGAAGTCGCCCGCGGCGCTGACCGCCGGGGAGGTGGAGGTGCCGACGAAGACGTAACGGTAGTAACCGTCCACGCCCGCCTTGACGGTGGTCTTCAGACCGCCGGTCGAGGTGGTCTTGACCGACTTCACCGTGCTGTAGGTGGTGGAGTTCTTCTTGCGGAACTGGAGCTGGGCGTAGACGCCGGCGTAGCCGGTGTACTTGCCGCTGTCCCAGTTGGCGCGGGTCAGGGCGCCCGTGACGGTGATGGTCTTGCCCTTCTTCACCGGCTCCGGCGCGGCGTTGACCGTCAGCTTGGACAGCCGCTGGAGCTTGGTGGTGGCCAGGGCGTCGCCCTCGGCGTAACCGACCTTGGTCCAGTCGATGTCGTCGGCGTACGGGTCGACGTCGTTCCAGTCGATGACGTAGCCGAGCGCCTTCCACGTGGTGGCGTCGGCGTTGCCCAGCTCCTCGCCCGGGTAGATGTCCAGGGTGCCCTTGCAGGAGGCGACCGTGGCCGAGCTGTTGACGCAGACCGGCCAGTCGTCGCCGACGAGGATGTTGGCCGGGTCGGCGGACTGGCCGCGGTAGACGACCAGGTCCAGCTCGGTGTCGGCGGCGGTGACGTCGACACCCGCGTCGTGGGTGACCGTGAAGGTGACCGGGACGCGGACCTTGCCGGTGGTGCCGGCGACGATCGGCTTGCCGTTGTTGATCTTCACGCTGCCGAACTTGGCGTTCAGCGCGTACGGCGTACCGGTGTCGGCGGGCGTGGCGCCGGTGAAGGCGCTCTTGCCGGAGACGGCCGCGTGCAGGGCCTTCAGGGTGTCGACGGGGTTGTGCGAGTCGCTGCCGGTGGCCTGGGCGGCCGGCACGGCGAAGGCGGACAGGGCCAGGGCGCCGGTGACGGCGGCCACGGTGGCTCGTATGCGCATTGCGTTCCCCCTGAGGAGAGGGGCACCGGACGGTGGCCGTTCACACGGCTCGTCGTAGCATCCGGCGCCCAAAGTGATGGTGGAGCCTCTTGGCTCATGTGATGAGATGCCTGGTGGGAGCGGATGGTTGTACGTTCCGTGAGAAATTCGTAAAAGAAATATTCACGCCGTCACCACCCGCTCCCCCGCGGCCGTTCCGGGTCAGTCGAACCAGCGGTCCCGGGCCAGTTCCGCCGTCCTGGAGGGGTCCTCCAGCAGGGCGGCCACCTCGAAGCGGCGCGGCCACTGCCCCGCCGCCCAGGCGAGTCCGGCGGCGACGCCCTCCAGGGTGGCCGCGTGCAGGACGCCGTCGTCCGTCAGCCGCCAGTCCAGCTCCACCCCGTCGACGACCAGTTCCTCGTGCTCGACGTACGTGCCGGGAGTGCGCGGCCCGAGCAGCACCCCCACCGGCTCCGGGACGTCGTGCTCGACGCCCTCGGAGTCGACGCGCCCGGTCACGGACTCGCTCAGCCGCCTCACCTGGAACAGTTCGGCCAGTTCGGCGGCCCGGGACGGCCGGACCGGAAGCAGCGGCACCCCCTCGGTGAAGGGCAGCAGATCGGGCGAGTCGACGACGACGGCGCCCGCCGCGTCCACGACCTCGACCCGCCCGTCGACGACGGCCCTCAGCTCGTCCGGCA harbors:
- a CDS encoding MarR family winged helix-turn-helix transcriptional regulator encodes the protein MPDLTHGDDAAAVNSLRSAVMRLSRRLKHQRVDESLSPTEMSVLGTLSLCGSATPGELARKEHVQPPSMTRIVALLEAKGLVRLEPHPEDRRQKVVTKTEQAEAMLEESRAKRNAFLATLVDGLDEDEWAALRAAAPVLEKLAHL
- a CDS encoding ribbon-helix-helix protein, CopG family — protein: MGTSVLSLRIDGELLERLRHHAAKRGMSVQDYVVQTLIRDDFDERFQTAVEETEKFYGRT
- a CDS encoding NCS2 family permease, producing MPSSAPAKVPAPEQPGATPLYGALDRYFRISERGSTLPREIRGGFATFFAMAYIIVLNPIILGSAKDMYGHQLDNGQLVTATCVTAAFTTLLMGVIGNVPIALAAGLGVNSVVALQLAPRMSWPDAMGMVVLAGFVVMLLVATGLRERVMNAVPFGLRKAISIGIGLFIMLIGLVDSGFVSRIPDAAHTTVPLQLGADGHLNGWPVLVFILGALLTLALITRKVPGAILISIVAMTVLALIINAVATVPSWGLTTPEWPGNPVATPDFGLIGEVSLFGGFGKVGVLTGILFVFTVLLSCFFDAMGTIMGVSDEAKLTNAQGEMPGINKVLFVDGLAVAAGGASSSSATTAFVESTAGVGEGARTGFANLVTGGLFTLALFLTPVATMVPSQAATPALLAVGFLILAGSVKEIDWADLTIAIPAFITMVMMPFTYSITNGIGMGFITFVLLRLAVGRGREVPVPMYVVSAVFAFYYLMPALGLT
- a CDS encoding DUF2530 domain-containing protein, with protein sequence MEKWIPEHEAPEPLEGPVVATITGGTILWFVLFLVQLPFYGWFDDHGRTWWVWTCLAGAGLGLIGIWYVRKRDAAIKREAANAASGPGGPADPVAG
- a CDS encoding HAD-IC family P-type ATPase — its product is MAHTDAPASAPTATGLTAAEVAERVARGQVNDVPVRSSRSIGEIVRANVFTRFNAIIGVLWLVMLAVAPIQDGLFGFVILANTGIGIIQEWRAKKTLDSLAVVGESRPTVRRDGTAVQVATSALVLDDLIEIGPGDKVAVDGVCVEADGLEIDESLLTGEADAVVKRPGDQVMSGSFVVAGGGAFRATKVGREAYAAQLAEEASRFTLVHSELRSGISTILKYVTWMMVPAAIGLVITQLFVKNNDLKGSIARTVGGIVPMVPEGLVLLTSVAFAIGVIRLGRRQCLVQELPAIEGLARVDTVCLDKTGTLTEGGMDVTGLRTLDGYDEPYVRRVLGALGESDPRPNASLRAIIEAYPDAEDWRCTESLPFSSARKYSGASFSEGDGESGTWLLGAPDVLLADGHPALAETERLNEQGLRVLLLARAARELDDPEPARGARPAALVVLDQRLRPDAADTLRYFAEQDVHAKVISGDNAVSVGAVAAKLGLDGRAVDARRLPAEPQDMGRALDEGTVFGRVTPQQKRDMVGALQARGHTVAMTGDGVNDVLALKDADIGVAMGSGSEATRAVAQIVLLNNSFATLPSVVAEGRRVIGNITRVATLFLVKTVYSVLLALLVVCWQVEYPFLPRHLTLLSTLTIGIPAFFLALAPNTERARPHFVRRVMRYSVPGGVVAGTATFVMYLIARHHYTGTGSLEAETSAATLTLFLISMWVLAIIARPYTWWRILLVASMGGAFLLVLVVPWLQDFFALKLVGPAMPWTAVGVAAVAAVALEFTWKWVDRRFPA